A region of Kitasatospora herbaricolor DNA encodes the following proteins:
- a CDS encoding integrase → MADYFTDEGTPWPRRLWDIGSVLALEELWEAGHWQAHNVLSQSACDWQRNELSALIGPDRGLGEKELRSEITKLLRRPLPDPSPERRRLKEIIGHVRTGYLERWAGAVKVPEADRVKPERFSRTVAAHLLDLGYSASHLRAWAADLARSQATIADIADSAAELACTPARTHDVLVALDKVPRRELAEPLEHWRSKGKVVAWLKEHGHDTTGFRAGGGFVYQLNALDPYGAAEQARQLLDRMTARSQFLRANRGGIVPLPHIWVAGQSSPVPLKPPARGADVLSLVHEGHLYKVDNSSSRIDDALELAAAINQGSLAPAVAGGWAAVESLLVHADDSNGGGERSGKAVAADRMAAIIACSWPRAELTTLAHRHKPDQPDELSRAIKACTTNRERARLVAEAIRVGGTAALSLSKGATRYTDQTAAQRMTTLIADPHQQLTEVNKAFRIAMRRLYRTRNIILHGGATSGVALEASLRIAAPLLGAGLDRIVHAAYTEGLDPLDLAARAEVALQLVNGETGLTTVDLLEPPC, encoded by the coding sequence ATGGCTGACTACTTCACTGACGAAGGCACACCTTGGCCCAGGCGCCTCTGGGACATCGGATCCGTCCTCGCTCTGGAGGAACTGTGGGAGGCCGGTCACTGGCAGGCCCACAACGTACTGTCGCAGTCCGCATGTGACTGGCAACGCAACGAACTCAGCGCTCTCATCGGCCCCGACCGGGGACTCGGTGAGAAGGAGTTGCGCAGTGAGATCACCAAACTGCTCAGGCGCCCGCTTCCGGATCCTAGCCCGGAGCGCCGCAGACTCAAGGAGATCATCGGGCACGTCCGAACCGGCTATCTGGAGCGTTGGGCCGGCGCGGTGAAGGTCCCCGAGGCGGACCGTGTGAAGCCCGAGCGATTCTCGCGAACGGTGGCCGCACACCTTCTGGATCTTGGCTACAGCGCCAGCCACCTGCGCGCCTGGGCGGCAGACCTCGCCCGCAGCCAAGCCACCATCGCCGACATCGCCGACAGCGCCGCCGAACTGGCCTGCACCCCCGCCCGGACCCACGATGTCCTCGTCGCACTCGACAAGGTGCCCCGCCGGGAACTCGCCGAGCCCTTGGAGCACTGGCGCTCCAAAGGCAAGGTCGTCGCCTGGCTGAAGGAGCACGGCCACGACACCACCGGCTTCCGCGCCGGCGGCGGTTTCGTCTACCAACTCAATGCGCTGGACCCGTACGGCGCCGCAGAGCAGGCACGGCAGCTACTGGACCGCATGACCGCCCGGTCGCAGTTCCTGCGCGCCAACCGGGGAGGCATCGTTCCCCTCCCCCACATCTGGGTCGCCGGGCAGTCCAGCCCCGTCCCCCTCAAGCCCCCCGCCCGGGGCGCCGACGTACTCTCCCTCGTCCACGAGGGGCACCTCTACAAGGTCGACAACAGCAGCAGCCGGATCGACGACGCACTGGAACTAGCGGCAGCCATCAACCAGGGATCGCTCGCACCAGCGGTCGCCGGCGGCTGGGCCGCCGTCGAATCGCTGCTCGTTCACGCGGACGACTCCAACGGCGGTGGTGAGCGCTCGGGCAAAGCCGTCGCCGCCGACCGCATGGCCGCCATCATCGCCTGCTCCTGGCCCCGCGCCGAGCTGACCACCCTGGCACACCGCCACAAGCCGGATCAGCCCGACGAACTATCACGCGCCATCAAGGCCTGCACCACCAACCGGGAGCGCGCCCGCCTGGTCGCCGAAGCCATCCGCGTCGGCGGCACCGCGGCCCTCAGTCTGTCGAAGGGAGCCACCCGATACACGGACCAAACCGCAGCCCAGCGGATGACCACACTCATCGCCGACCCGCATCAACAGCTCACCGAGGTAAACAAGGCGTTCCGCATCGCCATGCGACGCCTCTACCGCACCCGCAACATCATCCTGCACGGAGGAGCGACCAGCGGCGTCGCCTTGGAGGCATCGCTGCGCATCGCAGCGCCCTTGCTCGGGGCGGGCCTCGACCGCATCGTCCACGCCGCCTACACCGAGGGCCTCGACCCTCTCGACCTGGCCGCCCGAGCCGAAGTAGCACTCCAACTCGTCAACGGCGAAACCGGCCTCACCACCGTCGACCTGCTCGAACCACCCTGCTGA
- a CDS encoding YaaC family protein has product MHWDLPEGKPIDPAEQLRFLTARTHPYAGTRYLFPAITGTTSGMHPLMAWWAVLHTLSMLARYQPADWARHIDVDRSRHAVPLEQLLNEAIDRVPLLVAETIDLVAQQP; this is encoded by the coding sequence ATGCACTGGGACCTCCCCGAGGGGAAGCCGATCGACCCGGCGGAGCAGCTCCGCTTCCTGACGGCCCGCACGCACCCGTACGCCGGCACGCGGTACCTGTTCCCGGCGATCACCGGCACCACCAGCGGCATGCACCCCCTGATGGCCTGGTGGGCGGTCCTGCACACCCTGTCCATGCTCGCCCGCTACCAGCCGGCCGACTGGGCACGCCACATCGACGTCGACCGCAGCCGCCACGCGGTCCCGCTCGAACAACTGCTGAACGAAGCCATCGACAGGGTGCCGCTCCTCGTCGCCGAGACGATCGACCTGGTCGCCCAGCAGCCGTAG
- a CDS encoding YaaC family protein — protein MYRFGSGPRPVWDVLRATRWNPPAPAAGDPDRRQTYVTALEQAEQLFRAAAAVDLSAQPLLAFYGLSQAGRAIAAAAAAFDATQWQLNGHGIRSHGMDRPLAEVQVTTQRAGDSGSFVRLSELLGSPLWGRSRVPLHELWDCLPGNASSSLGPDNSSRRMPLLVEHRNIYEERSTVSVPVVGFPAWVIKPRQGRKALSKYLSGFPGAQGHTDFRRVSTSPTPTRSSTSTRTARASC, from the coding sequence ATGTACAGATTTGGCAGTGGCCCCCGGCCGGTGTGGGATGTCCTGAGGGCTACGAGGTGGAATCCCCCCGCTCCCGCCGCCGGTGACCCGGATCGCCGCCAGACATATGTGACGGCGTTGGAGCAGGCCGAGCAGCTGTTCCGCGCGGCTGCGGCAGTCGATCTTTCGGCTCAGCCCCTGCTCGCCTTCTACGGCTTGAGCCAGGCCGGGCGGGCCATCGCCGCGGCCGCAGCCGCCTTCGACGCCACCCAGTGGCAGCTCAACGGCCACGGCATCCGCAGCCACGGCATGGACAGGCCGCTGGCGGAGGTCCAGGTGACCACCCAGCGGGCCGGCGACTCCGGAAGCTTCGTGCGGCTCTCCGAGCTTCTCGGCTCGCCCCTGTGGGGAAGGTCGAGGGTGCCCCTGCACGAGCTCTGGGACTGCCTGCCGGGCAACGCCAGTTCATCGCTCGGCCCGGACAACTCCTCACGCCGCATGCCGCTTCTCGTGGAACACCGGAACATCTACGAGGAGCGTTCCACGGTCAGCGTTCCCGTGGTGGGCTTCCCGGCCTGGGTGATCAAGCCCCGTCAGGGACGGAAGGCCCTCAGCAAGTACCTGTCCGGCTTTCCGGGAGCGCAGGGCCACACCGACTTCCGACGCGTGAGCACGAGCCCGACGCCGACCCGCAGTTCGACGAGCACCCGGACGGCACGGGCGAGCTGCTGA
- a CDS encoding replication initiation protein, RepL2, whose translation MTMQIASREDVRRLMRVTSPLAPNQRIVVILYASHDQDPDSGAVSMDAKELAAEINMDPSLFSRLRGQLVERGWMEKIDDTVYYRLTAKADGSDNVLPLRRAGGDSEHQARRA comes from the coding sequence ATGACCATGCAGATCGCTTCGCGCGAGGACGTTCGCCGGCTCATGCGGGTGACCAGCCCGTTGGCGCCGAACCAGCGGATCGTCGTCATCCTCTACGCGTCCCACGACCAGGACCCCGACAGCGGCGCCGTGTCGATGGACGCTAAGGAACTCGCGGCCGAGATCAACATGGACCCGTCCCTCTTCTCCCGGCTGCGCGGCCAGCTTGTCGAGCGCGGCTGGATGGAGAAGATCGACGACACGGTCTACTACCGGCTCACGGCGAAGGCCGACGGCAGCGACAACGTCCTGCCCCTTCGTCGCGCCGGCGGCGACAGCGAGCACCAAGCACGGCGCGCCTGA
- a CDS encoding helix-turn-helix transcriptional regulator has protein sequence MAAARAKRFDGDGNALPQTRFGYAGGYSTVDNERMNGIAEGVEALTDRECRVLLWFVANTPGADLPVEKPVPEIARRLKMDPKSLKRHIEKLEGMRLLRPGKVLGRYTFWKVTPYLCFQAGAAEQREALKAWNPPEIPAWVEPQPKTRKTRSDKKTEGEG, from the coding sequence ATGGCAGCAGCACGAGCGAAACGCTTCGACGGTGACGGCAACGCCCTTCCGCAGACCCGGTTCGGCTACGCGGGCGGCTACAGCACCGTCGACAACGAGCGGATGAACGGCATCGCCGAGGGCGTCGAGGCGCTGACCGACCGCGAGTGCCGGGTGCTGCTGTGGTTCGTGGCCAACACCCCGGGCGCCGACCTCCCGGTGGAGAAGCCGGTCCCGGAGATCGCCCGCCGGCTGAAGATGGACCCCAAGTCCCTCAAGCGGCACATCGAGAAACTGGAAGGGATGCGCCTGCTGCGACCGGGCAAGGTCCTCGGCCGCTACACCTTCTGGAAGGTCACGCCGTACCTGTGCTTCCAGGCTGGGGCTGCCGAGCAGCGTGAAGCGCTCAAGGCGTGGAACCCCCCGGAGATCCCGGCCTGGGTGGAACCGCAGCCCAAGACCCGCAAGACTCGTAGCGACAAGAAGACGGAGGGGGAGGGATGA
- a CDS encoding DUF6213 family protein, with amino-acid sequence MTATGVQLGLRNLDGKQHLAVADVTAMLRSFSSIWQGWAATGHADLDPHTVGLLGSALADFADQLDVEAIARTAPTTGTGR; translated from the coding sequence GTGACCGCCACCGGAGTACAGCTCGGACTGCGCAACCTCGACGGCAAGCAGCACCTCGCCGTCGCCGACGTCACCGCGATGCTGCGCAGTTTCAGCTCGATCTGGCAGGGCTGGGCGGCCACCGGCCACGCCGACCTCGACCCGCACACCGTCGGCCTGCTCGGCTCCGCTCTCGCCGACTTCGCCGACCAGCTCGACGTCGAAGCCATCGCCCGCACCGCCCCGACCACCGGGACCGGCCGGTGA
- the tpg gene encoding telomere-protecting terminal protein Tpg, whose protein sequence is MGEIDEGLERAERTKPIPVQLSTRVRFLWEKVAKGDTKALAKAAGISVRTAQRWARALKEGEQPVMTKANEKKVEQVVRAKWQPKVRRRVRRDAEKNGFMLHISGTFGYSAARGSTDDPRSRTITQKMPGDVAKKLYEARDAGASQAQQERILAEGLREHYFKDNGRRAAGLDVELNDIAWMDVEL, encoded by the coding sequence ATGGGGGAGATCGACGAGGGCCTGGAGCGCGCGGAGCGCACCAAGCCCATCCCGGTGCAGCTGAGCACCCGGGTGAGGTTCCTGTGGGAGAAGGTCGCCAAGGGCGACACCAAGGCCCTGGCCAAGGCCGCCGGCATCTCGGTGCGCACCGCCCAGCGCTGGGCCAGGGCGCTGAAGGAGGGCGAGCAGCCGGTGATGACCAAGGCCAACGAGAAGAAGGTGGAGCAGGTCGTCCGCGCGAAGTGGCAGCCCAAGGTCCGCCGGCGGGTACGCCGCGACGCGGAGAAGAACGGCTTCATGCTCCACATCAGCGGCACCTTCGGCTACAGCGCGGCCCGCGGCTCCACCGACGACCCCCGCTCCCGCACCATCACCCAGAAGATGCCCGGCGACGTCGCCAAGAAGCTGTACGAGGCCCGCGACGCCGGAGCCAGCCAGGCCCAGCAGGAGCGGATCCTCGCCGAGGGCCTGCGCGAGCACTACTTCAAGGACAACGGCCGCCGCGCCGCCGGCCTCGACGTCGAGCTGAACGACATCGCCTGGATGGACGTCGAGCTGTAA
- the tap gene encoding telomere-associated protein Tap: MSDDLFAAIDALLERPKPADDLPVPAERERLRKAAEYTQEDLAKALKTRRETIVRWEAGSTDPRPPKREIYIRFLATLALRHGTVEPTEWLRRAQAAGLAPATVQAPAPAPMAEPTPAAGPAETVPSAPASVPAAFGGDQADQAMELDRDAAGDLVAGQPQPCVRCGRPTPYRSQGRPVHMGGWCTAAAQPATAEQAPAPVVAPVAASRQAAPAGAPTAGPARRTGSSRPVASSRARKAPAKTATAAAEGPSDWEAAAAARFPSGPLAVLDVAPDGKGLVAYLADGTVAPTAPAGRTLAAVVEWALEQRLGSPRLHRHGKDGDALVVIADAALAEIGLPRIGRDEKTEFVQRLGQLPKTHKSVKQVERAGWLLTQRGLGPWARIYRTPEDGKRQCVQLCIPAWGALTSGGWTIPDDLDAADLARLLGTYAKRVLTPRGSTAVSGLELVTALRPPTRAVRTESGWTSGPVEGSRPKDGFDPAPPEVPDVHPLAQDREEGGELVTEAWDWHRELTDAEKAAPFAVGLDVNMAFLAAAGRLVLPLSGPVHELNPAFDPKTPGSWLVDLSSIDTNPLLPSPFTADGSRPTGPAWYTTAKVAYAVELGAKVRPTEGWLRHESGPYLDPWHKRLRQAYVDTMAALGVPLTLADTDPVAFLDAMAAVKQGDPAEVAVLTAIKQSAKGAIGKMRERPRGHGYKPGERWAALDRPTWDPLMRALVIDTATVNLHRKLRKMAGDTGLYAIAVLSDCAVFAAPGPGALDVLTKPDGTLTTSLRLGVSPGMVKFEGSRPMSEIAELLADQANPARHIKAGGFVSADE; encoded by the coding sequence ATGAGCGACGACCTGTTCGCGGCGATCGACGCGCTGCTGGAGCGGCCGAAGCCGGCTGACGACCTGCCGGTGCCCGCCGAGCGGGAGCGGCTGCGCAAGGCCGCGGAGTACACCCAGGAGGACCTGGCGAAGGCGCTGAAGACCCGGCGGGAGACGATCGTGCGGTGGGAGGCCGGGTCGACCGACCCGCGCCCGCCCAAGCGGGAGATCTACATCCGGTTCCTCGCGACGCTGGCGCTGCGGCACGGCACGGTCGAGCCGACCGAGTGGCTGCGCCGGGCCCAGGCCGCCGGCCTCGCACCCGCCACCGTCCAGGCCCCAGCTCCGGCTCCGATGGCCGAGCCGACGCCTGCGGCCGGCCCGGCCGAGACGGTGCCGAGTGCGCCCGCTTCCGTGCCGGCGGCGTTCGGCGGCGACCAGGCGGACCAGGCGATGGAGCTGGACCGCGACGCGGCGGGGGACCTGGTCGCCGGTCAGCCGCAGCCGTGCGTGCGGTGCGGGCGTCCAACGCCGTACCGCTCGCAGGGCCGCCCGGTGCACATGGGCGGCTGGTGCACCGCGGCCGCGCAGCCGGCTACCGCCGAGCAGGCCCCGGCCCCCGTGGTGGCGCCGGTCGCTGCTTCCCGCCAGGCCGCGCCCGCCGGCGCTCCTACCGCTGGGCCCGCGCGCCGTACCGGATCGTCGCGTCCCGTCGCCTCGTCCCGGGCCAGGAAGGCCCCGGCGAAGACGGCCACGGCGGCGGCTGAGGGTCCGTCGGACTGGGAGGCGGCTGCGGCGGCGCGGTTCCCGTCCGGGCCGCTCGCGGTCCTCGACGTCGCCCCTGACGGCAAGGGCCTGGTGGCCTACCTCGCCGACGGCACGGTGGCGCCGACGGCCCCGGCCGGCCGCACCCTGGCGGCGGTGGTGGAGTGGGCGCTGGAGCAGAGGCTCGGCTCGCCGCGGCTGCACCGACACGGCAAGGACGGCGACGCCCTGGTCGTCATCGCCGACGCCGCGCTCGCCGAGATCGGCCTGCCCCGGATAGGCCGCGACGAGAAGACCGAGTTCGTCCAGCGCCTCGGCCAACTGCCGAAGACCCACAAGTCGGTGAAGCAGGTGGAGAGGGCCGGCTGGCTGCTCACCCAGCGAGGCCTCGGCCCGTGGGCGCGGATCTACCGCACCCCCGAGGACGGCAAGCGCCAGTGCGTCCAGCTGTGCATCCCGGCCTGGGGCGCGCTGACCTCCGGCGGCTGGACCATCCCCGACGACCTCGACGCTGCCGACCTGGCCCGCCTGCTCGGCACCTACGCGAAGCGGGTCCTCACCCCGCGCGGATCCACCGCCGTCTCCGGCCTGGAACTGGTCACCGCGCTGCGCCCGCCGACCCGCGCCGTGCGCACCGAGTCCGGCTGGACGTCCGGCCCGGTGGAGGGCTCCCGCCCGAAGGACGGATTCGATCCGGCGCCGCCGGAGGTCCCGGACGTCCACCCGCTCGCCCAGGACCGCGAGGAGGGCGGCGAGCTGGTCACCGAGGCGTGGGACTGGCACCGCGAGCTCACCGACGCCGAGAAGGCCGCGCCGTTCGCGGTCGGCCTCGACGTGAACATGGCCTTTTTGGCCGCCGCCGGCCGCCTGGTGCTCCCGCTCTCGGGGCCCGTGCACGAGCTGAACCCCGCGTTCGACCCGAAGACGCCCGGCAGCTGGCTGGTGGACCTGTCCAGCATCGACACCAACCCGCTGCTCCCCTCACCGTTCACCGCCGACGGCTCCCGCCCGACCGGGCCGGCCTGGTACACCACCGCCAAGGTCGCCTACGCGGTGGAGCTCGGCGCCAAGGTCCGGCCCACCGAGGGCTGGCTGCGCCACGAGTCCGGTCCGTACCTGGACCCGTGGCACAAGCGGCTGCGTCAGGCGTACGTCGACACGATGGCCGCCCTCGGTGTGCCGCTGACCCTCGCCGACACCGACCCGGTGGCGTTCCTGGACGCCATGGCCGCCGTCAAGCAGGGCGACCCGGCCGAGGTGGCGGTGCTGACCGCGATCAAGCAGAGCGCCAAGGGCGCCATCGGCAAGATGCGCGAGCGCCCGCGCGGTCACGGCTACAAGCCGGGCGAGCGCTGGGCAGCGCTGGACCGGCCGACCTGGGACCCGCTGATGCGCGCCCTGGTCATCGACACCGCCACCGTCAACCTCCACCGCAAGCTCCGCAAGATGGCCGGCGACACGGGTCTCTACGCCATCGCGGTGCTCTCCGACTGCGCCGTCTTCGCCGCCCCCGGCCCCGGCGCCCTCGACGTCCTCACCAAGCCGGACGGCACCCTCACCACCTCGCTGCGCCTGGGTGTCAGCCCGGGGATGGTCAAGTTCGAGGGCTCCCGGCCGATGAGCGAGATCGCCGAGCTGCTCGCCGACCAGGCCAACCCGGCCCGGCACATCAAGGCCGGCGGATTCGTCTCCGCCGACGAGTAG